A genomic stretch from Engraulis encrasicolus isolate BLACKSEA-1 chromosome 12, IST_EnEncr_1.0, whole genome shotgun sequence includes:
- the hic2 gene encoding hypermethylated in cancer 2 protein: MELPNHAKQLLLQLNQQRAKGYLCDVIIVVENALFRAHKNILAASSIYFKSLILHDNLINLDTDMVNPSVFRQVLDFIYTGKLLSSTASEQVSDHNFSALLTAASYLQLHDLAALCRKKLKRGGRALLSKPGTPTNGRTSATSAHASTRNQRLSSTPVAQMPMAGVRERDRDGGGGSRPKRHHHHHHHHEELLKDELLSEDEMFLGSTANSLSPSTSKNGSNGTTTTSNSNNNNLNIGVGLQELGLDLSKKSPSGSTATEEVSPSSIPQESPQSASESTANSASFEENPTNPHSLVGGGGEPMDLGDAGGGECDEAPPPAARDADHHQQPHVKNPSRPNVRSRAWAKGEASKADDSERAALPNGVAKRLNVGSSKVNNSSSDGAYKEEEEGQENGQDGQSGEESGASEGEGGGGGGGRGSSNYVYRQEGFEPALGDNLYVCIPCGKGFPSSEELNAHVETHTEEELYIKEEEDEEGAGFPKEEEAEAEDLSSQATLAQGGEAAAAGAAGGRRFSCTVCSRSYKDPATLRQHEKTHWLTRPFPCNICGKMFTQRGTMTRHMRSHLGLKPFACEECGMRFTRQYRLTEHMRVHSGEKPYECQLCGGKFTQQRNLISHLRMHTSPT; the protein is encoded by the coding sequence ATGGAGTTGCCAAATCATGCCAAACAACTGCTGCTGCAGCTGAACCAGCAACGAGCCAAAGGTTACCTGTGCGACGTGATCATCGTGGTGGAGAACGCGCTGTTCCGGGCGCATAAGAACATCCTGGCGGCCAGCAGCATCTACTTCAAGTCGCTCATCCTCCACGACAACCTGATCAACCTGGACACGGACATGGTCAACCCGTCCGTCTTCCGGCAGGTGCTGGACTTCATCTACACCGGCAAGCTGCTGTCGTCGACCGCCTCGGAGCAGGTGAGCGACCACAACTTCAGCGCCCTGCTGACGGCAGCCAGCTACCTGCAGCTGCACGACCTGGCCGCGCTGTGCCGCAAGAAGCTCAAGCGCGGCGGCCGGGCACTCCTCAGCAAGCCTGGGACGCCCACCAACGGACGCACTTCCGCCACCTCCGCCCACGCCTCCACCCGCAACCAAAGGCTGTCCTCCACGCCTGTCGCCCAGATGCCAATGGCGGGCGTGAGGGAGCGGGATCGTGACGGCGGTGGCGGCAGCAGACCCAAgcggcaccaccaccatcaccaccatcacgagGAGCTCCTGAAGGACGAGCTGCTGTCCGAGGACGAGATGTTCCTGGGCTCCACGGCCAACTCCCTCAGCCCTTCCACCAGTAAGAACGGCAGCAACggcaccaccactaccagcaACAGTAACAACAATAACCTCAACATTGGAGTAGGTCTCCAGGAGCTGGGACTGGACCTGTCCAAGAAGAGCCCGTCAGGCAGCACGGCCACCGAAGAAGTCAGCCCCAGCAGCATCCCTCAAGAATCACCTCAATCTGCCTCAGAATCCACAGCCAACAGTGCCTCGTTTGAAGAGAACCCCACCAACCCCCATAGCCTGGTTGGAGGTGGTGGAGAACCCATGGACCTCGGAGATGCCGGAGGAGGAGAGTGCGACGAAGCTCCACCGCCAGCAGCGCGCGACGCAGACCACCACCAACAACCCCACGTGAAGAACCCCTCGCGCCCCAACGTCCGCAGCCGCGCCTGGGCCAAAGGCGAAGCCAGCAAGGCGGATGACTCTGAGCGTGCGGCCCTGCCCAACGGCGTGGCCAAGCGGCTCAACGTGGGCAGCAGCAAGGTCAACAACTCCTCGTCTGACGGCGCGtacaaggaggaagaagagggccaGGAGAATGGCCAAGACGGCCAGAGCGGCGAGGAGAGCGGCGCCAGCGAGGGCGAggggggcggcggcggcggtggacgTGGCAGCTCCAACTATGTGTACCGACAGGAAGGCTTCGAGCCGGCGCTGGGCGACAACCTGTACGTGTGCATCCCCTGCGGCAAGGGCTTCCCCAGCTCGGAGGAGCTCAACGCGCACGTGGAGACGCACACGGAGGAGGAGCTGTAcatcaaggaggaggaggacgaggagggcgCCGGCTTCCccaaggaggaggaggccgaggcCGAAGACCTGTCCTCCCAGGCCACGCTGGCCCAGGGCGGGGAGGCGGCGGCCGCCGGAGCCGCGGGGGGGCGGCGCTTCAGCTGCACGGTGTGCAGCCGCAGCTACAAGGACCCGGCCACGCTGCGGCAGCACGAGAAGACCCACTGGCTGACGCGGCCCTTCCCCTGCAACATCTGCGGCAAGATGTTCACGCAGCGCGGCACCATGACGCGCCACATGCGCAGCCACCTGGGCCTCAAGCCCTTCGCCTGCGAGGAGTGCGGCATGCGCTTCACCCGCCAGTACCGGCTCACGGAGCACATGCGCGTGCACTCGGGCGAAAAGCCATACGAATGTCAGCTGTGCGGCGGCAAGTTCACGCAGCAGCGCAACCTCATCAGCCACCTCCGAATGCACACCTCCCCCACATAA